In the genome of Oncorhynchus mykiss isolate Arlee chromosome 18, USDA_OmykA_1.1, whole genome shotgun sequence, one region contains:
- the eif3i gene encoding eukaryotic translation initiation factor 3 subunit I — protein sequence MKPILLQGHERSITQIKYNREGDLIFSVAKDTVANVWYSVNGERLGTYNGHTGALWCVDCDWDTKNVLTGSADNSCRLWDCETGKQLAMLNTSSAVRTCGFDFSGNIIMFSTDKQMGYQCFLNYFDLRDPQQIEDNQPYLTVPCAESKITSAVWGPLGEFVIAGHENGEINQFSAKSGEVLKKVKEHNKQINDIQTSVDLTMVITASKDCSSKLFDSTTLDHIKSFKTERPVNSAAISPIMDHVVMGGGQEAMEVTTTSTRIGKFEARFFHAAYEEEFGRVKGHFGPINCVAFHPDGKSYSSGGEDGYTRIHHFDPQYFDFELEA from the exons ATG AAACCCATCTTGCTACAGGGCCATGAGAGGTCTATCACACAGATCAAATACAACCGAGAGGGAGACTTGATATTCTCTGTGGCCAAAGACACG GTAGCGAACGTGTGGTACTCTGTGAACGGGGAGAGGCTAGGAACTTACAATGGACACACTGGAGCGTTGTGGTGTGTGGACTGTGACT GGGACACCAAGAACGTGCTGACGGGATCGGCAGACAACAGCTGCAGACTATGGGACTGTGAGACTG gtaaaCAACTAGCCATGTTGAACACCAGCTCGGCTGTGAGGACCTGTGGCTTTGACTTCAGTGGCAACATCATCATGTTCTCTACAGACAAGCAGATGGGCTACCAGTGTTTCCTCAACTACTTCGACCTACGCGACCCCCAGCAGATCG AGGACAACCAGCCATACCTGACGGTGCCCTGCGCTGAGTCTAAGATCACCAGTGCTGTGTGGGGGCCTCTGGGAGAGTTTGTTATTGCTGGTCATGAGAACGGGGAGATCAACCAGTTCAGCGCCAAg TCTGGAGAGGTGCTGAAGAAGGTGAAAGAACACAACAAACAGATCAACGACATCCAGACCTCCGTTGATCTGACCATGGTCATCACAGCATCTAAAGACTGCTCCTCTAAG CTGTTTGACTCTACAACTCTAGATCACATCAAGTCCTTCAAGACTGAGAGACCTGTCAACTCTGCCGCCATCTCCCCCATCATGGACCAC GTGGTGATGGGAGGAGGTCAAGAGGCCATGGAGGTCACCACCACCTCGACCAGGATCGGCAAGTTCGAGGCCAGGTTCTTCCACGCAGCTTACGAAGAGGAGTTTGGCAGGGTCAAGGGTCACTTCGGACCCATCAACTGTGTGGCGTTCCACCCAGACGGCAAGAG CTACTCCAGTGGGGGAGAGGACGGCTATACGAGGATCCATCACTTTGACCCCCAGTACTTTGACTTCGAGCTGGAGGCGTAA